Proteins from one Actinomycetes bacterium genomic window:
- the argH gene encoding argininosuccinate lyase — MAEKSEDSPARLWGGRFAGGPHAAMVELSRSTQFDWVLAPYDLQQSQSHARVLHRANLLSDDELDRMIAGLQELAVDVDAGSFLPIPEDEDVHTALERGLVERLGPELGGKLRAGRSRNDQVATDFRLYLRDQAQSLTSLVLDLVDALIEQASNHVDSPAPGFTHLQRAQPVSFGHEVAKHAHGLLRDVERLRDWDKRAARSPMGAGALAGSSLGLDPEAVAAELGFDSVLGNSIDAVSDRDFAAEFLFVAAMIGVHLSRIGEEVSLWASAEFSWARLDDGFSTGSSIMPQKKNPDAAELARGKAGRLIGNLTGLLATLKGLAFAYHRDLQEDKEPVFDSVTQLQVLLPAFTGMVATLQFNTDRMAAAADGGYALATDIAEWLVRHGMPFREAHEAAGGCVRIAEGRGVELEALTDAELASVSPMLTPQVREVLLISGSLASRNTVGGTAPQRVAEQIEQLRSQVSARRAGR; from the coding sequence ATGGCTGAGAAATCGGAAGACTCACCAGCCCGGCTGTGGGGTGGTCGGTTCGCCGGCGGCCCGCACGCGGCGATGGTGGAGTTGAGCCGCTCCACACAGTTCGACTGGGTGCTGGCGCCCTATGACCTGCAGCAGAGTCAGTCGCACGCTCGCGTGTTGCACCGGGCGAACTTGCTCAGCGACGACGAACTGGACCGGATGATCGCCGGACTGCAGGAACTCGCAGTGGACGTCGATGCCGGGTCGTTCCTTCCGATCCCGGAAGATGAGGACGTGCACACTGCGCTGGAACGCGGCTTGGTGGAACGACTAGGCCCGGAACTCGGCGGGAAACTGCGCGCGGGCCGCAGTCGCAACGATCAAGTCGCCACCGACTTTCGACTGTATTTGCGCGATCAGGCGCAGAGTCTGACCTCGCTGGTTCTTGACCTCGTGGATGCTCTGATCGAGCAAGCGAGTAATCACGTTGACTCGCCCGCGCCGGGGTTCACCCACCTGCAACGGGCGCAGCCAGTGTCGTTTGGCCACGAGGTAGCCAAGCACGCCCACGGCTTGTTGCGCGATGTGGAACGACTGCGGGACTGGGACAAGCGGGCGGCTCGGTCTCCCATGGGTGCGGGTGCGTTGGCTGGGTCTTCGCTCGGCTTGGATCCGGAAGCAGTTGCAGCTGAGCTGGGCTTCGACTCGGTGTTGGGTAACTCGATTGACGCGGTGAGCGACCGCGACTTTGCCGCCGAGTTCCTGTTCGTCGCGGCAATGATCGGTGTGCACCTGTCCCGGATCGGCGAAGAGGTGTCGCTGTGGGCGTCAGCTGAGTTCTCTTGGGCGCGGTTGGATGACGGTTTCTCCACCGGTTCCAGCATCATGCCGCAGAAGAAGAACCCAGACGCCGCTGAACTGGCCCGCGGCAAGGCTGGCCGACTGATCGGCAACCTGACTGGACTCTTGGCCACCTTGAAGGGCCTAGCCTTCGCCTATCATCGCGACTTACAAGAGGACAAAGAACCGGTCTTCGACTCGGTGACGCAGCTGCAGGTGCTACTACCGGCGTTCACCGGAATGGTTGCCACACTGCAGTTCAACACTGACCGGATGGCGGCTGCGGCGGACGGTGGTTACGCCCTAGCCACTGATATCGCCGAATGGTTGGTGCGCCACGGCATGCCATTCCGAGAAGCGCATGAAGCAGCAGGCGGGTGCGTGCGGATTGCTGAGGGCCGTGGGGTGGAACTAGAAGCACTCACTGACGCCGAACTCGCGTCGGTCTCCCCGATGCTCACCCCCCAGGTTCGCGAGGTGCTATTGATTTCCGGCTCACTGGCCTCGCGGAACACTGTGGGCGGTACGGCTCCGCAGCGAGTGGCAGAGCAGATCGAGCAACTCCGCAGCCAAGTCAGCGCCCGGCGCGCCGGCAGGTAG